In Limnohabitans sp. INBF002, one genomic interval encodes:
- a CDS encoding GspH/FimT family pseudopilin has translation MQTLGFLLSQRPNLRGFSLVELLACLAIMAITAALAVPNWQRFQERNRVEAMRDQLVNDLQSARLRAMQRGETLQLARLRDCTWGASTNNDWSCGWELRVKSSQAVLQTSQSPTPLQVTFSKSEPLDISPRGDLGTVGDRWVIKSRQIAFNIANTLCLSSASRLRWQSGESCS, from the coding sequence ATGCAAACGCTGGGTTTTTTACTGTCTCAACGCCCCAACCTGCGAGGTTTCAGCCTCGTTGAGTTGCTGGCGTGCCTAGCCATCATGGCCATCACCGCCGCATTGGCCGTGCCCAACTGGCAGCGCTTTCAAGAACGCAACCGTGTCGAGGCCATGCGCGACCAGCTGGTGAACGATTTACAAAGCGCACGCCTTCGCGCCATGCAGCGCGGAGAAACCTTGCAACTCGCACGTTTGCGCGATTGCACATGGGGAGCCTCCACCAACAACGATTGGAGTTGCGGCTGGGAACTGCGCGTGAAATCAAGCCAAGCTGTGCTGCAAACGTCGCAAAGCCCAACCCCACTGCAAGTGACATTTAGCAAGTCAGAGCCGCTCGACATCAGCCCGCGTGGCGACCTTGGCACTGTGGGAGATCGTTGGGTCATCAAGTCACGACAAATCGCCTTCAACATAGCCAACACTTTGTGTTTGAGCAGCGCCAGCCGTTTGCGCTGGCAATCGGGTGAGTCATGCAGCTGA